A genomic segment from Flavobacterium sp. 9R encodes:
- a CDS encoding alpha/beta fold hydrolase: MESKSKKQFIKVTAINKKIMTYHYGNSDKKILLVHGWSGRGTQMYKIADELIKNKYSTISFDAPAHGKSLGQTSIMTDFIESILEIDKQFGPFEAIIGHSLGGMSTLNALNKGLKVKNATVIGSGDVVQDIVDDFVFKLKLNPEISNHLRAHFEKKYGSIMDDYSAYKAAANINVPILVIHDRNDVEVPVSAGIHIHEYCKNGTLLLTNNLGHRKILGDKDVIEATTNFILKN; this comes from the coding sequence ATGGAATCAAAATCAAAAAAACAATTCATAAAAGTTACAGCAATCAATAAAAAAATAATGACGTATCATTACGGAAATTCAGATAAAAAAATACTGTTGGTGCACGGATGGTCAGGCAGAGGTACACAAATGTATAAAATTGCAGATGAATTAATAAAGAACAAATATTCTACAATAAGCTTTGATGCACCAGCTCACGGAAAATCACTAGGCCAAACCTCAATTATGACCGACTTCATTGAATCTATACTGGAAATCGACAAACAGTTTGGTCCATTTGAAGCAATAATTGGTCATTCTTTAGGTGGAATGTCAACACTGAATGCATTAAATAAAGGACTAAAAGTAAAAAATGCAACCGTTATTGGGAGTGGTGATGTTGTACAAGATATAGTTGATGATTTTGTTTTTAAACTAAAACTAAATCCAGAGATAAGTAATCATCTTAGAGCTCATTTTGAAAAAAAATATGGTAGTATTATGGATGATTATTCTGCCTACAAAGCTGCAGCTAATATCAATGTTCCAATATTGGTTATTCACGATCGTAATGATGTTGAAGTACCCGTTTCGGCAGGTATTCATATTCATGAATATTGCAAAAATGGAACACTTTTACTTACCAATAACCTTGGACATCGTAAAATTTTAGGAGATAAAGATGTTATTGAGGCTACTACTAATTTTATATTAAAAAATTAA
- a CDS encoding glucose-1-phosphate adenylyltransferase, which yields MKQQKKNVIAIILGGGQGSRLYPLTEFRSKPAVPIGGKYRLVDIPISNCMNSDIFRMFVLTQFNSKSLNAHIKNTYNFSIFSHAFVDILAAEQTPDNPTWFQGTSDAVRQCMPHFLNHDFEYALILSGDQLYQMDFNEMLEAHIDNGADISIATLPVNAKDAPEFGILKTNDASFIEAFIEKPSAELLPQWESDVSDEMKQQGKYYLASMGIYIFNKKLLIELMKNPETKDFGKEIIPQAVGKQKILSYQYEGYWTDIGNIESFFDANIGLTNDIPDFNLFDNDNKIYTRPRLLPPSKFKSTHLDNSLISEGCIINAKAIKKSVVGNRSRIGEGTVIENCYIMGNDFYQSLSDMKDDIENNNQLIGIGERCFINHALVDKNCRIGNDVYINGGKHLANCSEELYCIKDGIVVIKKGKTLPDNFRIE from the coding sequence ATGAAACAGCAAAAAAAGAATGTAATTGCTATTATTTTGGGCGGGGGTCAAGGCTCTAGATTGTATCCATTGACTGAGTTTCGTTCAAAACCGGCGGTACCTATTGGTGGGAAATATCGCTTAGTTGATATCCCTATTTCGAATTGTATGAATTCGGATATTTTTAGAATGTTTGTTTTGACGCAGTTCAATTCCAAATCTTTAAATGCTCATATTAAAAACACCTATAATTTTAGTATTTTCAGTCATGCTTTTGTTGATATTTTAGCTGCTGAGCAAACTCCGGATAATCCTACTTGGTTTCAAGGAACCTCTGATGCCGTTAGACAATGTATGCCTCACTTTTTGAATCATGATTTTGAGTATGCTTTGATTTTATCAGGTGATCAACTGTATCAAATGGATTTTAATGAAATGCTTGAAGCTCATATTGATAATGGTGCGGATATTTCAATAGCAACTTTACCTGTAAATGCAAAAGATGCTCCTGAGTTTGGTATCTTAAAAACAAATGATGCTAGTTTTATTGAGGCTTTTATTGAAAAACCTTCCGCTGAACTTTTGCCCCAATGGGAGTCTGATGTAAGTGACGAAATGAAACAACAAGGCAAATACTATTTGGCTTCAATGGGGATTTATATTTTTAATAAAAAACTATTGATTGAGTTGATGAAAAATCCTGAAACAAAGGATTTTGGTAAAGAGATTATTCCTCAAGCTGTTGGTAAGCAAAAAATTCTTAGTTATCAGTATGAAGGGTATTGGACAGATATTGGAAATATTGAATCTTTTTTTGATGCTAATATTGGATTAACAAATGATATACCCGACTTTAATTTATTTGATAACGATAATAAAATTTACACTAGACCTAGATTATTACCACCATCAAAGTTTAAAAGCACTCATTTAGATAATTCCTTGATTTCTGAAGGTTGCATTATCAATGCGAAAGCAATCAAAAAATCTGTGGTTGGTAATCGTTCTAGAATAGGTGAAGGTACCGTAATTGAAAACTGTTATATTATGGGTAATGATTTTTATCAAAGTCTTTCCGATATGAAAGATGATATTGAAAATAACAATCAACTAATTGGTATTGGAGAGCGTTGTTTTATTAACCACGCTTTAGTTGATAAGAATTGCCGAATAGGTAATGACGTTTATATCAATGGAGGTAAACATCTTGCCAATTGTTCTGAGGAATTGTATTGTATCAAAGATGGTATTGTAGTAATTAAAAAAGGGAAAACCTTACCAGATAATTTTAGAATAGAATAG
- a CDS encoding trehalose synthase, translating into MVDKINEDEFQNPFVFNIDWKNAFAEEDFVKVFSSDILENYIINKRWYGGKASTLKYIEIVESFQISSKKHTYYGVLFEVNFKEAFYQHYFMPISFMSEVDLETNTVIAPVIMNGVQGYLVDALHQEDFRKLLFDNIVHSNSKLDAKLNFHCGSKLTQKTYQSSKFMGVEQSNTSIIYNDTLVLKIFRRIYINMNPDYEISRFLTERMHFENSPAYTGSISVILTEGNITLGLMQELVPNQGDAWKFMLEEVDRIFENLSYRKIKIDKLPEVELFSRLRLNDIPHEIIDWAGLKIFLRIRTLATRTAEMHIALGSDIHETAFTPITYNSDYSVWLKNRLTYQFQNRLNILENNLHKLDGLALELANQFLDQKKNIRKVFLDFDWTKMKSERIRIHGDYHLGQVLVNGEDFFILDFEGEPESTIRDRKVKQPPLKDVAGIFRSFHYAIYATIFNNKDKYNYEQSELFMAGELLYKYFVGIFLQTYTEVAQAGNLNIGYKNEIDFLLKYCLLEKAVYELGYELNSRPRWSVIPLTGIASIMNFKTK; encoded by the coding sequence ATGGTTGATAAAATTAACGAAGACGAATTCCAAAATCCGTTTGTTTTCAATATTGATTGGAAAAACGCTTTTGCTGAAGAAGATTTTGTCAAAGTATTTTCTTCGGATATACTCGAGAATTACATAATCAATAAACGTTGGTATGGCGGAAAAGCCAGTACGCTAAAGTATATTGAGATTGTAGAATCCTTTCAAATTTCTTCAAAAAAGCATACTTATTATGGGGTTTTGTTTGAAGTTAATTTTAAAGAAGCTTTCTACCAACATTATTTTATGCCTATTTCATTCATGTCTGAAGTCGATTTAGAAACCAATACGGTAATCGCTCCAGTAATAATGAATGGCGTTCAAGGCTATTTGGTTGATGCGCTTCATCAGGAAGATTTTCGTAAATTATTGTTTGACAATATAGTGCATTCTAATAGTAAGTTAGATGCTAAATTAAATTTTCATTGTGGTTCTAAATTAACCCAAAAGACCTATCAGAGCTCTAAATTTATGGGAGTGGAGCAAAGCAATACCTCTATAATTTATAATGATACTTTGGTCTTAAAAATCTTCAGAAGGATTTATATCAATATGAATCCAGATTATGAGATAAGCCGTTTTTTAACCGAGCGTATGCATTTTGAAAATTCACCAGCCTATACAGGAAGTATCAGCGTTATTTTGACCGAAGGAAATATCACTTTGGGGTTAATGCAAGAGTTGGTGCCAAATCAAGGTGATGCTTGGAAATTTATGCTCGAAGAAGTAGACCGCATTTTCGAAAACTTGAGCTATCGCAAAATTAAAATTGACAAGTTACCCGAGGTCGAATTATTTTCGAGACTACGATTGAATGATATTCCACATGAAATTATCGATTGGGCAGGGTTAAAGATTTTTTTACGCATTAGAACATTGGCGACGCGTACCGCCGAAATGCACATTGCCTTAGGGAGCGATATTCATGAAACCGCATTTACACCAATAACGTATAATAGTGATTATTCAGTTTGGCTAAAGAACCGATTAACCTATCAATTTCAAAACCGATTGAATATTCTAGAAAACAACTTACACAAATTGGATGGTTTGGCACTTGAATTGGCCAATCAGTTTTTGGATCAAAAAAAGAACATTCGTAAGGTTTTCTTAGATTTTGATTGGACCAAAATGAAATCTGAGCGCATACGAATACACGGTGATTATCATTTAGGACAGGTATTAGTCAACGGAGAAGATTTCTTCATTTTAGATTTCGAAGGAGAACCAGAAAGTACCATTCGCGATCGAAAAGTAAAACAGCCACCTTTGAAAGATGTTGCTGGAATATTTCGTTCCTTTCATTATGCCATCTATGCAACCATTTTCAATAATAAAGACAAGTACAATTATGAGCAATCTGAATTGTTTATGGCAGGAGAGTTGTTGTATAAATACTTTGTTGGAATCTTTTTGCAAACGTATACTGAAGTAGCTCAAGCAGGTAATCTTAACATTGGTTACAAAAATGAAATTGATTTTTTACTCAAATATTGTTTGCTAGAAAAAGCAGTTTATGAATTAGGGTATGAGTTGAATTCAAGACCTCGTTGGTCCGTAATTCCACTGACAGGAATTGCGAGTATAATGAATTTTAAAACAAAATAA
- a CDS encoding thiol-disulfide oxidoreductase DCC family protein has translation MQHSLSLPENKKIILFDGVCNLCNSAVQTIIQHDKKDVFRFVALQSELGTAIQKHIGIDTRKIDSLVFYAPGVSYSYKSEAVLDIAKEVGGIFSLAIVFKILPTPLLNSVYDYVAKNRYKWYGQQEHCWMPTPELKAKFL, from the coding sequence ATGCAACACTCGCTATCGCTTCCTGAAAACAAAAAAATCATCCTATTTGATGGCGTTTGCAATTTGTGTAATTCTGCCGTACAAACCATTATACAACACGATAAAAAAGACGTGTTTCGATTTGTGGCTTTACAAAGTGAATTGGGTACAGCCATACAAAAACATATTGGGATTGATACCCGAAAAATAGACAGTCTTGTTTTTTATGCGCCTGGGGTTTCGTATTCTTATAAATCGGAGGCGGTTTTGGACATTGCGAAGGAGGTTGGCGGAATTTTTAGTTTGGCTATTGTTTTTAAAATCCTTCCTACTCCCCTTTTGAATTCCGTTTATGATTATGTAGCCAAAAACAGGTACAAATGGTACGGTCAACAAGAACATTGCTGGATGCCTACTCCTGAATTGAAAGCAAAATTTCTTTGA
- the glgB gene encoding 1,4-alpha-glucan branching protein GlgB, with protein sequence MNKVQVHSLFTEFDIDLFKAGKHFRLYEKLGAHPIEVDGVKGVYFAVWAPSAESVSVIGDFNYWIAGNHELNVRWDASGIWEGFIPNITKGTTYKYKIQSSNNGIVTEKADPFAFYCEKPPHTASVIWDLDYKWDDDKWMKSRKEHNALDKPYSVYEVHLGSWKRHTDDNSFLSYTEMAEDLVAYVKETGFTHVEFMPVMEYPYDPSWGYQLVGYFAPTSRFGNPQEFMYLVDRLHDAGIGVILDWVPSHFPDDAHGLGFFDGSNLFEHPDRRKGYHPDWKSLVFNYGRNEVRSFLISNALFWLHHYHVDGLRVDAVASMLYLDYSRNDGEWEPNIFGGRENLDTISFLKDFNEAVYANYEGVQTIAEESTSFPMVSRPTFAGGLGFGMKWMMGWMHDTLHYFQKETVYRKYHQNELTFSMTYAFSENFMLPLSHDEVVYGKHSIAGRMPGDEWQKYANLRLLYGYMFTHPGTKLLFMGSEFGQSAEWNFEASLDWHLLQYPFHQGIKAVITALNTIYKSEPALHEKQFSPEGFEWINYSDHENAVMTYIRKGNDSKNDLIVICNFTPVVRENYRIGIPRKGELIEIFNSDSKLFGGSGVQQNGKLKVEATPYDGRDYSIALTLPPLAISVFKMK encoded by the coding sequence ATGAATAAAGTACAAGTACATTCTCTTTTCACTGAATTTGATATCGATTTATTTAAAGCTGGGAAGCATTTTCGTCTCTATGAAAAATTAGGAGCACATCCCATTGAAGTGGATGGAGTGAAAGGAGTATATTTTGCCGTTTGGGCACCTTCAGCGGAGTCAGTTTCTGTGATTGGAGATTTTAATTATTGGATAGCGGGCAATCATGAGTTGAATGTGCGTTGGGATGCATCAGGTATTTGGGAAGGTTTTATTCCAAATATCACTAAAGGAACAACTTATAAATATAAAATTCAGTCATCCAACAACGGAATAGTTACTGAGAAAGCGGATCCTTTTGCTTTTTATTGCGAAAAGCCACCACACACCGCTTCAGTAATCTGGGATTTGGATTATAAATGGGATGATGACAAATGGATGAAGTCTCGAAAAGAGCACAATGCGCTAGATAAACCCTATTCTGTTTATGAAGTGCATTTGGGTTCTTGGAAACGCCATACGGATGATAATAGTTTTTTAAGTTATACTGAAATGGCCGAAGACCTTGTGGCTTATGTCAAAGAAACAGGATTTACACATGTTGAGTTTATGCCCGTTATGGAATATCCCTACGATCCTTCTTGGGGTTATCAGTTGGTCGGGTATTTTGCGCCAACTTCTCGCTTTGGAAACCCTCAAGAGTTTATGTATCTCGTGGATCGTTTACATGATGCAGGAATTGGGGTAATTTTGGATTGGGTACCGTCTCATTTTCCAGATGATGCGCACGGGCTAGGATTTTTTGATGGCTCTAACTTGTTTGAACATCCTGATCGCAGAAAAGGCTATCATCCCGATTGGAAAAGTCTGGTATTCAATTATGGTCGTAACGAGGTGCGTTCTTTCTTGATAAGTAATGCTTTGTTTTGGTTGCACCACTATCATGTGGATGGATTGCGAGTTGATGCTGTGGCTTCTATGTTGTATTTAGATTATTCTAGAAACGATGGGGAATGGGAACCAAACATTTTTGGTGGACGCGAAAACCTCGATACAATAAGCTTTCTTAAAGATTTTAACGAAGCCGTTTATGCCAATTACGAAGGCGTACAAACCATAGCAGAGGAAAGCACTTCATTTCCTATGGTTTCTCGACCAACTTTTGCTGGTGGATTGGGATTTGGAATGAAATGGATGATGGGTTGGATGCACGATACCTTGCATTATTTTCAAAAAGAGACGGTTTATAGAAAATACCATCAAAATGAGTTGACTTTTTCTATGACGTATGCTTTTTCAGAGAATTTTATGTTGCCACTTTCTCATGACGAAGTGGTGTATGGAAAACATTCTATAGCAGGAAGAATGCCGGGCGATGAATGGCAAAAGTATGCGAATCTCCGTTTGTTGTATGGTTATATGTTTACACATCCAGGAACAAAACTGTTGTTTATGGGTAGTGAGTTTGGGCAAAGTGCTGAGTGGAATTTTGAAGCGAGTTTAGATTGGCATTTATTACAATATCCTTTTCATCAAGGAATCAAAGCCGTGATTACTGCTTTGAATACAATATATAAGTCTGAGCCTGCTTTGCACGAAAAGCAATTTAGTCCCGAGGGATTTGAATGGATTAACTATTCCGACCACGAGAATGCAGTTATGACTTACATCCGAAAAGGAAATGACTCAAAGAATGATTTGATTGTGATTTGCAATTTCACGCCAGTAGTTCGTGAAAACTATCGCATTGGGATTCCTAGAAAAGGCGAGTTAATCGAAATATTCAACAGCGATTCCAAGTTATTTGGCGGTAGTGGCGTGCAACAAAACGGAAAGTTAAAAGTCGAAGCCACGCCTTATGATGGCAGAGATTATTCAATTGCACTAACGTTGCCTCCTTTGGCGATTTCAGTGTTCAAAATGAAATAA
- a CDS encoding DNA mismatch repair protein MutS — MIAITEKTLQDLQFPTVLETLSDICNTDIGKEKALKITPFREKETLMEALLQTSEYVSSFQNNNAIPNHGFDAITYEIKFLGIEDSFLEVGSFRKIATLSSTSNFLLNFLKKFEDYYPNLNARAARVEYTKNIITLIDEVVDKYGEIKENASPDLLNIRRNMNVVRGKVNQSFGVALSQYNGLGYLDDIKESFVQNRRVLAVLAMYRRKVKGTILGSSKTGSIAYIEPEATLRYSRELSNLEYEEKEEITRILKQLSNAIRPYLPLLIEYQEFLSDIDVIAAKAKYANKINAILPQISEERRLFLRDAYHPILYLNNKQKNEVTHPQTIELNQDNRIIVISGPNAGGKTISLKTVGLLQLMLQSGMLIPVHERSETFLFDRILTDIGDNQSIENHLSTYSYRLKNMNYFLKKCNRKTMFLIDEFGTGSDPDLGGALAEIFLEEFYHREAFGIITTHYSNLKILANELPCAQNANMLFDEKTLEPLYKLVLGQAGSSFTFEVAQKNGIPFGLINRAKKKIETGKVRFDKTIATLQKERSKLEKTSQVLKEEESKAREESKKMENINVKIKQKLESYQELYDSNQKTIYIGQKIEDISEKYFNNKNKKELIGEFLKIIEIENSKRKKISAKEAKVITEKKKEIIKEVEVKVEEIRAIKKEKKLKPVVEKPKPILKLGDRVRMADGKAVGTIDSIEKNKATVNYGIFTSKVSLDELELVEAVKK; from the coding sequence ATGATTGCTATCACCGAAAAAACATTACAAGATTTACAATTTCCCACTGTACTCGAAACCCTATCGGATATTTGTAATACCGATATTGGTAAAGAGAAAGCATTAAAAATAACGCCTTTCAGAGAGAAAGAAACGTTGATGGAAGCTTTGTTGCAAACTTCAGAGTATGTTTCTTCTTTTCAAAATAACAATGCCATTCCCAATCACGGCTTTGACGCCATTACTTATGAAATCAAATTTCTTGGAATTGAAGATAGCTTTCTTGAAGTAGGAAGTTTCAGAAAAATTGCTACACTCTCCAGCACTAGTAATTTCTTGCTGAATTTTCTAAAAAAATTCGAAGACTATTATCCTAACTTGAATGCTAGAGCCGCTAGAGTAGAATACACCAAAAATATTATTACGCTAATTGATGAAGTCGTAGATAAATATGGAGAAATCAAAGAAAATGCTTCTCCAGATTTACTCAATATTCGAAGAAATATGAATGTGGTACGCGGTAAGGTAAACCAAAGTTTTGGCGTTGCCTTATCGCAATACAATGGTTTGGGATATTTGGATGACATCAAAGAGAGTTTTGTTCAAAATCGTAGAGTTTTGGCCGTTTTGGCGATGTATCGTCGTAAAGTAAAAGGAACCATTTTAGGAAGTTCGAAAACAGGCAGTATTGCTTATATCGAACCAGAAGCTACTTTGAGATATTCACGTGAATTAAGTAATCTCGAATATGAAGAAAAGGAAGAAATCACCCGAATCTTAAAGCAATTATCAAATGCTATTCGTCCCTATTTGCCTTTACTTATCGAGTATCAAGAGTTTTTGAGTGATATTGATGTTATTGCAGCCAAAGCCAAATATGCCAACAAAATCAATGCTATCTTACCTCAAATCAGTGAAGAAAGAAGATTATTTCTAAGAGATGCTTACCATCCTATTTTGTATTTGAACAACAAACAAAAGAACGAAGTTACCCATCCACAAACTATAGAACTGAACCAAGATAACCGAATCATCGTTATTTCTGGACCCAATGCGGGTGGAAAAACCATTTCCTTGAAGACCGTTGGCTTATTGCAATTAATGTTGCAATCGGGTATGTTGATTCCGGTACACGAACGCAGTGAAACCTTTTTGTTTGACCGAATCCTAACGGATATTGGCGACAATCAATCCATAGAAAATCATTTGAGTACATACAGTTATCGTCTAAAAAACATGAATTATTTTCTAAAAAAGTGCAATAGAAAAACCATGTTTTTGATTGATGAGTTCGGTACGGGTTCTGACCCTGACTTGGGTGGAGCACTTGCCGAAATTTTCTTGGAAGAATTCTACCATCGTGAAGCTTTTGGAATTATTACGACCCACTACTCCAATTTAAAGATTTTGGCTAATGAATTGCCTTGTGCACAAAATGCCAATATGCTTTTTGACGAGAAAACATTAGAGCCGTTGTACAAACTCGTTTTGGGTCAAGCAGGTAGTTCTTTTACTTTTGAAGTAGCACAGAAAAATGGAATTCCGTTTGGCTTAATAAATCGTGCTAAAAAGAAAATCGAAACCGGAAAAGTACGTTTCGACAAAACCATTGCCACCTTGCAAAAAGAACGTTCCAAACTCGAAAAAACCTCTCAAGTACTAAAAGAAGAAGAATCGAAAGCTAGAGAGGAAAGCAAAAAAATGGAAAACATCAATGTGAAAATCAAGCAAAAACTGGAAAGCTATCAGGAATTGTATGATAGCAACCAAAAAACGATTTACATTGGACAAAAAATAGAAGATATTTCAGAGAAGTATTTCAACAATAAGAACAAAAAAGAACTTATCGGAGAGTTTTTAAAAATAATTGAAATAGAAAATTCTAAGCGTAAAAAGATTTCGGCCAAAGAAGCCAAAGTCATCACCGAAAAGAAAAAAGAGATTATCAAAGAGGTTGAAGTGAAGGTAGAGGAAATTAGAGCAATTAAAAAAGAAAAAAAACTGAAACCCGTTGTTGAAAAACCAAAACCTATTCTAAAATTAGGTGACCGCGTACGCATGGCTGATGGAAAAGCGGTGGGAACGATTGATAGTATTGAGAAAAATAAAGCTACTGTTAATTACGGTATTTTCACTTCGAAGGTAAGTTTAGACGAATTGGAATTAGTTGAAGCAGTAAAAAAATAA
- a CDS encoding alpha-1,4-glucan--maltose-1-phosphate maltosyltransferase, producing MQKQTRIVIENVMPQLDGGAHFIKRIVGQTIHLTADVFSDGHDVIECCIKYKHESEKKWQEVRMWPTHNDEWNGSFKVEKQGFYSYFVEGWVDYALNWQHGTERKIQDHQYVKSELLEGAEYIEAIVKKVGASEKDYLKKLIQLFKSEADYDEAVKEATSYELKSIFKKYPVRYIENKSLELKVYVDRKKALFSTWYEFFPRSSSEEQGKHGTFKDCERLLPRVAAMGFDTLYFPPIHPIGEINRKGKNNTTNAQEGDVGSPWGIGSQYGGHKSTHPELGSIEDFKSLVKKAQDLGIEVAMDYALQAAPDHPYVKDFPQWFKWRPDGTVQYAENPPKKYQDIQPIYFESKDWKNLWKELLDAALFWIEECNIKVYRVDNPHTKPFYFWGWLIGEIKKKHPDVLFLAEAFTRPKIMNELAKQGFSQSYTYFTWRNTKAELIEYVTELTQSSQKEFYRPNFWPNTPDINPLALQGGNESIHLQKYFLAATLSSNVGIYGPVFEYMISAPMAPGKEEYLDSEKYEFVKWDWSIQNNLTRRIAQINAIRKEQNSLQQTNNIVFCETNNDQVIAYYKYDDNKQNETLMVVSLNDQHVVQAMVRLPYPQLGNQPIRVHDLITDATYYWENEWNFIELGPNVPFHLFKIIK from the coding sequence ATGCAAAAGCAAACTCGAATTGTTATTGAAAATGTAATGCCTCAATTAGATGGTGGGGCTCATTTTATCAAAAGAATAGTGGGGCAAACTATACATCTTACAGCAGATGTTTTTTCGGATGGACATGATGTAATTGAATGTTGTATTAAATACAAACACGAATCTGAAAAAAAATGGCAGGAAGTACGAATGTGGCCTACTCATAATGATGAATGGAATGGAAGTTTTAAAGTTGAAAAACAAGGCTTTTATAGCTATTTCGTAGAAGGTTGGGTTGATTATGCTCTGAATTGGCAGCACGGTACCGAGCGTAAAATTCAAGACCATCAATATGTAAAATCTGAATTACTTGAAGGAGCAGAGTATATAGAAGCCATTGTAAAAAAGGTCGGTGCTTCTGAGAAAGACTATCTAAAAAAGTTAATTCAACTTTTCAAGTCCGAAGCGGATTACGATGAAGCCGTCAAAGAGGCTACTTCCTATGAATTAAAAAGTATTTTTAAAAAATATCCTGTTCGTTACATTGAAAATAAATCTTTGGAATTAAAGGTTTATGTAGATAGAAAAAAAGCGTTGTTTAGTACTTGGTACGAATTTTTTCCAAGATCTTCATCTGAAGAACAAGGGAAACACGGTACTTTTAAAGACTGTGAAAGATTGTTGCCTAGAGTAGCTGCTATGGGTTTTGATACCTTGTATTTTCCACCCATTCATCCTATTGGAGAAATCAATCGAAAAGGAAAAAACAACACTACCAATGCACAAGAAGGTGATGTTGGTTCTCCATGGGGAATTGGTTCTCAATATGGTGGACATAAATCGACTCATCCCGAGTTGGGTTCTATAGAAGATTTTAAATCTTTAGTAAAAAAAGCCCAAGATTTAGGCATTGAGGTGGCTATGGATTATGCCTTGCAAGCGGCTCCCGATCATCCTTATGTTAAAGATTTCCCTCAATGGTTCAAGTGGAGACCTGATGGTACAGTACAATATGCTGAAAACCCGCCCAAAAAATACCAAGACATTCAACCAATATATTTTGAAAGTAAAGATTGGAAAAACCTTTGGAAAGAGTTGTTAGATGCGGCTTTGTTTTGGATTGAAGAATGCAATATCAAAGTCTATCGCGTAGACAATCCACATACCAAACCGTTTTATTTTTGGGGATGGTTGATTGGTGAAATCAAGAAAAAACATCCTGATGTATTGTTTTTAGCCGAAGCTTTTACTCGTCCTAAAATAATGAATGAGTTGGCCAAACAAGGATTTAGCCAATCGTATACTTATTTTACTTGGAGAAATACCAAAGCCGAGTTAATAGAGTATGTTACGGAGCTAACGCAATCTTCTCAAAAAGAGTTTTATAGACCTAACTTTTGGCCTAATACGCCAGACATTAACCCGTTAGCCTTACAAGGAGGAAATGAATCGATTCATTTGCAAAAGTACTTTTTGGCGGCTACTTTAAGTTCTAATGTGGGAATTTATGGACCTGTTTTTGAATATATGATTAGCGCTCCAATGGCTCCAGGAAAAGAAGAGTATTTAGATTCTGAAAAATATGAGTTTGTAAAGTGGGATTGGAGTATTCAAAACAATTTGACCCGCAGAATAGCCCAAATTAATGCGATTAGAAAAGAACAAAATTCGTTGCAACAAACCAATAACATTGTTTTTTGTGAGACCAATAATGATCAAGTTATTGCTTACTATAAATACGATGACAACAAACAAAATGAAACCTTAATGGTTGTTAGTTTAAACGATCAACATGTGGTTCAAGCTATGGTGCGATTGCCTTATCCGCAGTTAGGAAATCAACCCATTCGTGTACACGATTTAATTACAGATGCCACTTACTACTGGGAAAACGAATGGAATTTTATAGAATTAGGGCCTAATGTACCTTTTCATTTATTTAAAATAATCAAGTAA